The Naumannella cuiyingiana DNA window GACCGCGCCGCGACGCTGACCGGCATCGCGACCGTGTTGCGCCCGGGCGGTGCCCTCAGCCTGGTCACGGCCCAGCGCTACCCGAGGGCGCTCGCGCACGCCGCCGCGGGAGACTTCGCCAGGGCGCGGGCAACCTGGCAGGACCCGACCATGCTCGACCCGGTGCGGGCGCGCGAGTTGCTGGCCGTGGCCGGCTTCGAGATCCGCGAGGCGCACGGGCTCGGCCTCGCCGCCGGCCAGATCTCCGACGAGGTAGGCGAGGGCCGGGGCGGCGCGATTCTCGACCTCGAGCGTGCCTTCGCTGCCGACCCGGGCCTGTTGGCCGCAGCGCCGCGGCTGCACCTGTACGCCACGGCGGCCGGAACACCCTGACGGCGGCTTCGGCGTACCCATCGAGAGGGTCGGTGAACGGCCCCGGCTGCGGGTTTCTTTCACCCCCCGGCGCAACTAGACTGTCGACACCAAGGATCATCGACACCCACGAGGTTTCGACGGACGGATTCGGGAGGTGACAGTGGCCCTCTCAGAGGAAGAGCAACGACTGCTCGACCAGATGGAGGCTGCGCTGGCGGCTGAGGACCCCAAGCTGGCCAACGCCATGCGGGGCAGCACGCAGCGGCGCCTGCACCGCCGGCGGGCAACATTGGCCGGCATCGGATTCGTCGCGGGACTCGGCATGTTGATCGGTGGCATGGAGGTCCACCCGGTCCTGAGCGTCGCCGGATTCGTGCTGATGCTGGTCGCGACGGTCGTCGCGATCTCGTCCTGGAACGGAGCCGGGCGGGTGCGTTCGCGGGGGCCCGAGCCGTCGGACCCGCGCAAGCCGATGGGGGCGCGGACCGATCCGGGTGGCCGGACCCGTCACCGCCGCGCCGGTGAGAGCAAGAACTTCATGGACCGGATGGAGGAGCGCTGGCGGCGACGCCAGGACGAGGGCTTCTGAACCACACGTAAGTCGCGAGGGCCCGGCGGGATTTCACCCGCCGGGCCTTCGCGCGTTCTGGGTGATAGCCGC harbors:
- a CDS encoding DUF3040 domain-containing protein — translated: MALSEEEQRLLDQMEAALAAEDPKLANAMRGSTQRRLHRRRATLAGIGFVAGLGMLIGGMEVHPVLSVAGFVLMLVATVVAISSWNGAGRVRSRGPEPSDPRKPMGARTDPGGRTRHRRAGESKNFMDRMEERWRRRQDEGF
- a CDS encoding class I SAM-dependent methyltransferase, yielding MRGAGAAQRVLVDALTARLGARPSDVVDLGGGTGGLAGTLAGLGHRVTVIDPSPDALAAVQRRAAELGVGDRLTGRQGDSTTLVGDLGPGAADLVLCHEVLELVSDRAATLTGIATVLRPGGALSLVTAQRYPRALAHAAAGDFARARATWQDPTMLDPVRARELLAVAGFEIREAHGLGLAAGQISDEVGEGRGGAILDLERAFAADPGLLAAAPRLHLYATAAGTP